Proteins encoded within one genomic window of Calonectris borealis chromosome 1, bCalBor7.hap1.2, whole genome shotgun sequence:
- the SYNGR1 gene encoding synaptogyrin-1 isoform X2 produces MDGGAFGAGKAGGAFDPHAFIRQPHTLLRLLSWVFSIVVFGSIVNEGYVNTSEETPEHCIFNRNRNACNYGITVGVLAFLSCLLYLALDAYFPQISSVKDRKKAVLSDIGVSAFWAFLWFVGFCFLTNQWQASKEEDNPMNEGGDAARAAITFSFFSIFTWGFLTFLAFRRLRDITFQEEYNTLFPNSPSLLP; encoded by the exons ATGGACGGGGGAGCCTTCGGAGCGGGGAAAGCCGGCGGCGCCTTCGACCCGCACGCCTTCATCCGGCAGCCGCACACCCTCCTGCGGCTCCTCTCCTGG GTGTTCTCCATCGTGGTGTTTGGCTCCATTGTCAATGAAGGGTACGTGAACACCTCGGAGGAGACACCAGAGCACTGCATTTTCAACCGCAATCGCAATGCCTGCAACTATGGTATTACCGTGGGTGTCCTCGCCTTCCTCAGCTGCCTTCTTTACCTGGCTCTAGATGCCTACTTCCCGCAGATCAGCAGCGTCAAGGACCGCAAGAAGGCAGTGCTCTCGGACATCGGAGTCTCGG CCTTTTGGGCGTTCCTGTGGTTCGTTGGCTTCTGCTTTCTGACCAACCAGTGGCAAGCTTCAAAAGAAGAGGACAACCCAATGAATGAGGGAGGGGATGCAGCCCGAGCAGCCATCACGTTCTCGTTCTTCTCCATCTTCACCTGG GGCTTCCTCACGTTTCTGGCTTTCCGGAGACTCAGAGACATTACTTTTCAGGAAGAATACAACACCCTGTTCCCTAACTCCCCGTCCTTGCTGCCTTAG
- the SYNGR1 gene encoding synaptogyrin-1 isoform X1 translates to MDGGAFGAGKAGGAFDPHAFIRQPHTLLRLLSWVFSIVVFGSIVNEGYVNTSEETPEHCIFNRNRNACNYGITVGVLAFLSCLLYLALDAYFPQISSVKDRKKAVLSDIGVSAFWAFLWFVGFCFLTNQWQASKEEDNPMNEGGDAARAAITFSFFSIFTWVGQAFLAYQRFRLGADSALFSQDYMDPSQDSGMPYAPYTNEEDATDTVGTYQQPPPADAFDTETQGYQTQNY, encoded by the exons ATGGACGGGGGAGCCTTCGGAGCGGGGAAAGCCGGCGGCGCCTTCGACCCGCACGCCTTCATCCGGCAGCCGCACACCCTCCTGCGGCTCCTCTCCTGG GTGTTCTCCATCGTGGTGTTTGGCTCCATTGTCAATGAAGGGTACGTGAACACCTCGGAGGAGACACCAGAGCACTGCATTTTCAACCGCAATCGCAATGCCTGCAACTATGGTATTACCGTGGGTGTCCTCGCCTTCCTCAGCTGCCTTCTTTACCTGGCTCTAGATGCCTACTTCCCGCAGATCAGCAGCGTCAAGGACCGCAAGAAGGCAGTGCTCTCGGACATCGGAGTCTCGG CCTTTTGGGCGTTCCTGTGGTTCGTTGGCTTCTGCTTTCTGACCAACCAGTGGCAAGCTTCAAAAGAAGAGGACAACCCAATGAATGAGGGAGGGGATGCAGCCCGAGCAGCCATCACGTTCTCGTTCTTCTCCATCTTCACCTGG GTGGGCCAGGCATTCCTGGCGTATCAGCGTTTCCGGCTGGGTGCCGATTCGGCCCTCTTCTCCCAGGACTACATGGACCCAAGCCAGGACTCCGGCATGCCTTATGCTCCCTACACGAACGAGGAGGATGCTACAGACACGGTGGGGACATACCAGCAGCCCCCTCCGGCAGATGCTTTCGACACCGAGACACAGGGGTACCAAACGCAGAACTACTGA